The window TTTTTTCCCGCCAATGAGAAGGATGGAACCCATAGAAGCTGCCATTCCCATACATACCGTATGCACTGGTGAGGAAATCATTTGCATTGTGTCGTAGACAACAAGGCCTGAAGTAACAACACCACCAGGGCTATTGATATAAAACGTAATTGGTTTTCCAGGATCTACCATTTCCAAATACATAAGTTTGGCGGTGAGTTCCTTAGAGGATTCGTCAGTGACAGGACCCCAGAGAAAGATTTTCCTTTTTTCCAGGAACTTCTTTCCCATGTTTTTATCGCTAATGAGATCTTGGATGGTTTCGGTGATTTCTTTTTCTGGTGTTTCTTCTTCTGCCATATTAATTCAGTCTTTTGTGATTAGACATAGGTTGCAAGCGTTTCAGCTTAAAGTAAACGCCTAGAATCAGGAAAACACTGAAAGAAATAAAAAAGAAACGTAATAAAAAGAGGGGAGGTTCTTTCCATTCCCCACTGAGGCCAGCTGTCCGTAAAGAAGTAGGAATCACCTTGGGTTTTTCCGGTGCTTGCGAGATTGATTCTTCAAATTTCAATACATGTGCCGTTTCAGAAAGTAGATAATACTTCCTAGCTTCCTGTTCTAAGGCATAAGCGTCATTTTTTAGGCGGCGTTCTTTTTCTTCCAACCCTTGGTTTTCGACCACAAGCCTCTCTACCTCTGCATTGAGATTTTGTAATTCTTTCTCAAGGCGCATACGTTCGGCAACCCCCGACTCGGACAAAAGTCCGAGATAGAGACCAGCACAAATATAAGTTACAAGTAAGGAGGCTTTCGTTGGTGTCATATTACCTTAGGTTGTAAAAAGTATTTACTCCGCTATAAGTCGCATTTTTACCGAGTTCTTCTTCGATGCGAAGGAGTTCGTTGTATTTTGCAATTCGGTCTGTTCTGCTGAGTGATCCTGTTTTGATCTGACCGGAATTGGTTGCCACAGCGATATGGGAAATGGTCGCATCTTCCGTTTCTCCAGATCTATGGGAAACCACAGCCGTATACTGGGCTTTTTTCGCCATTTCAATGGCACTGAGGGTTTCTGTGAGTGTTCCGATTTGGTTCACTTTGATGAGGATGGAGTTACCAATCCCTTTATCGATCCCTTGGGCGAGTTTTTTGATATTGGTTACGAACAAATCATCCCCCACAAGTTGGATCTTTTTTCCCAGTTTTTCGGAAAGTTTTTTCCAGCCTGTCCAATCGTTTTCATCTAGGCCGTCTTCCATGGTAATGATCGGATACTTGGACACTAAATTTGAGTAGTATTCTACCAGTTCTTCTGCAGTCTTTTCTGGTTTTTTCTCCGCTTTGAGAACATATTTCTTTTTCTTCTCATCGTAGAACTCAGAAGCAGCGCAGTCCAAACCAATTTTGATATCAAGGTCCGGTTTGTATCCAACCTTTTCAATGGCAGTTAGGATGACCTCAATGGCTTCACTATTGCTAGTTAGGTTTGGAGCAAATCCACCTTCGTCACCCACAGCGGTATTCAGTCCTTTTCCTTTGAGAACAGACTTTAAACTATGGAAAACTTCCGCACCCATCCGAAGGGCTTCGCGGAAATTGGGAGCCGATACAGGGAGAATCATAAATTCTTGAAAGTCGATATTGTTATCTGCGTGAGCACCACCATTGATGATATTCATCATAGGAACTGGAAGTTCACGAGCAAAGGTTCCTCCGATATAACGATAGAGTGGAAGGCCTGTATGTGCAGCGGCCGCTTTTGCCACAGCCATAGAAACCCCAAGAAGTGCATTGGCACCTAACTTAGATTTATTGGCTGTTCCATCTAGGGAAATCATAGTTCCATCGATGAGGAGTTGGTTTGTTGCCGAAAGGCCTAAGATGGATTTGGAAATTTTAGAATTTACATTTTCTACGGCTTTGAGTACACCTTTTCCGGAGTATCTTTTTTTATCACCGTCACGAAGTTCTACGGCTTCGTGTTCACCAGTTGACGCACCAGAGGGAACCGCCGCACGACCAAAGGAACCGTCTTCGAGTGTGACATCCACTTCAACGGTTGGATTTCCTCTGGAATCCATGATTTCACGGGCTTTGACGGAACGAATGCTATCTTTTTGGGACATCGGGAATTGTTTCTCCTAAGGGATAATTTCCTCCCAGTGTTAGGAATTTTAAGCCTCTGACAATAAACTTTTTCGACAAAGAGCCTAGTTCCAGGAAAATGACTTAAAAAGAAGAGGGAACCGTGAACGAACGCCAAAAATTCACCCGCAATTTTTCCATCATCGCCCATGTCGACCATGGAAAATCCACTCTGGCGGATCGTTTGCTTGAGATTGGTCTTGTCACCGACCAAAGGACAAAAAAAGACCAAATCCTCGATTCCATGGACATCGAAAGAGAACGTGGGATTACCATCAAAGCGAACAATGCGTCCTTCGATTACCATGCCAAAGATGGAAATATTTATCACCTAAATTTAATTGATACCCCAGGCCACGTGGACTTTACGTACGAAGTGTCTCGTTCCCTGGCTGCCTGCGAAGGGGTTCTTCTCATTGTGGATGCAAGCCAAGGGGTGGAAGCCCAAACTTTGGCGAATTTATATTTAGCGATGGATTTAGATCTTCGCATAATTCCCGTTATTAACAAAATCGATCTTCCTTCTGCTGATATTGACAAATGTAAATTGATGATCGAAGAGTCGTTGGGCTTAAATCCCGACGAGGCCATCCCGATTTCTGCAAAAACAGGACTGAACGTACAAGATGTTTTAGAGGCTATTTCTTACCTCCTTCCACCTCCTAAAGGGGATGTGGATGCTCCACTCAAAGCACTGATCTACGATTCCTTCTTTGATACCTATATGGGTGTTGTCGCAAAAGTTCGGTTATATGATGGAAAACTTCGTAAAGGCGAAATGATCCATATGATGAACATTGGCCGCCAGTTTACTGTGACTGAAGTGGGAATCAACCGACTTTCCATGGTAGCTTGCGAAGAACTCCAAGCAGGTGACGTAGGTTATGTGGTCGCTGGTATGAAAAAGATGGGAGATGCCAAAACAGGGGACACAATCACCCATGCCAATAGACAAACGGCGGAAGATGTCAAAGGATTTAAAGATGCAAAACCTATGGTATTTGCAGGGTTATTTCCCATTAATGGGGAAGACTTTGACGCCCTTGTAGATGCCATCGAAAAACTAAAGTTAAACGATTCGGCTCTCACATTTGAAAGAGAAAATTCTGCAGCCCTTGGGTTTGGATTTCGTGTGGGTTACTTGGGACTTCTTCATATGGAAATTGTCCAAGAACGTTTGGAAAGAGAATTTAATTTAGCCCTTATTACCACAGCTCCATCAGTTAAATTTCGAATCACAACGACAAAGGATGATGTGATCGAAGTGGATAACCCTAGCAAATGGCCCGATCCCATATTAATTGGGAAATCTGAAGAACCTTTTGTCAAAGCCACCATCATCGCTCCCGAATCGTACGTCGGAAATATCATGTCCCTTGTGATTGAAAAACGAGGAATCCATATGGATACGGTTTATCTCTCCAAAGACAAACTCCAACTCACCTATGAACTCCCTTTAGCAGAACTTATCTTTGAATTCTACGATAAACTCAAATCTTATACCAAAGGCTATGCCTCTTTGGATTACGAAGAAGTGGGGTATCGAGATTCCAAACTCGTGCGGATGGATATCCTAGTGAATGGGGAACCAGTGGATGCACTCTCCTCGATTGTCCACAAATCCAAAGCGGAAGAACGGGGGCGGGTCATCATTGAAAAATTAAAAGACCTGATCCCTCGCCATCAGTTTATGATTCCATTGCAAGCGGCTATTGGTTCCAAAGTGGTAGCCCGAGAAAGTATTTCTGCCCTTCGTAAAAACGTAACTGCCAAGTGTTACGGTGGGGACATTTCTCGTAAGAAAAAACTTCTGGAGAAACAAAAAGAAGGAAAGAAACGTATGAAACAAATTGGAAACGTAGAAATCCCTCAGGAAGCCTTCTTATCCATTTTAAAAACCGGGGACTAGGATTCACAAATTCACTTTTTTCCCGGAACTTCCCATCCAAATTTCTGAAGTTCCAGGACTTGCCCCCTTTAACTTAAGGATGATCCGTGATGACCTACTTCCCTTTGGTTTTGGAACCAAGTGGCGAAAGGCTTTTGGTATTTTCCAGTATTTGCAAAAAAATCAGATTCACAAAGTTCTCCTTTGGGGTGCCATCCACGGAAACTATTTAGCAAGTTTTACCTGTATTCTTCGTCGCAGCGGAATCACCATAGATACGATTGCCTATACAAGGGATCCCCATCTTCGGTCGTATAATGAAAGATTGGTTCGAGGTCATTCTCATACTATAAGCTGTTATGCGAATCGAAAGGAAGCTCATGCGGTTTGGTTAGATAAGAAAAAAAATTACCCAGGTCTATCTTTACCGGAATTTGGAATCCACGTTGGACAAAATCTCGGGCTCCGTTCTTTCTGGCAGGAACTGGAGAAAAAAATCTCTCAGTCTCTAGATACCTCTCTAGATCAGAAGGATGCAAATTCACCTACCAATCAAAAAATCAAAGCCATCCTACGAATGGAAATCGGATCTGGAGCGACCTTTCTTTCTGCCCTAGATTATTTTAAAGAAACATCGATCCTTGTCCAAGGAGTGATGGTAGGAGAAAAAAAGGAAACTTGGATATCCAAAAGGGAAGATTTACAA of the Leptospira kanakyensis genome contains:
- a CDS encoding ClpP family protease, giving the protein MAEEETPEKEITETIQDLISDKNMGKKFLEKRKIFLWGPVTDESSKELTAKLMYLEMVDPGKPITFYINSPGGVVTSGLVVYDTMQMISSPVHTVCMGMAASMGSILLIGGKKGNRYIWPNGRVMIHQPSIGGQIQAPATDLLIHAQDIVKTKEKLNQMLADACGKTYEQLVEDTDRDYYMDADQALAYGIVDKIVNTIDVV
- a CDS encoding FtsB family cell division protein, translated to MTPTKASLLVTYICAGLYLGLLSESGVAERMRLEKELQNLNAEVERLVVENQGLEEKERRLKNDAYALEQEARKYYLLSETAHVLKFEESISQAPEKPKVIPTSLRTAGLSGEWKEPPLFLLRFFFISFSVFLILGVYFKLKRLQPMSNHKRLN
- the eno gene encoding phosphopyruvate hydratase; the protein is MSQKDSIRSVKAREIMDSRGNPTVEVDVTLEDGSFGRAAVPSGASTGEHEAVELRDGDKKRYSGKGVLKAVENVNSKISKSILGLSATNQLLIDGTMISLDGTANKSKLGANALLGVSMAVAKAAAAHTGLPLYRYIGGTFARELPVPMMNIINGGAHADNNIDFQEFMILPVSAPNFREALRMGAEVFHSLKSVLKGKGLNTAVGDEGGFAPNLTSNSEAIEVILTAIEKVGYKPDLDIKIGLDCAASEFYDEKKKKYVLKAEKKPEKTAEELVEYYSNLVSKYPIITMEDGLDENDWTGWKKLSEKLGKKIQLVGDDLFVTNIKKLAQGIDKGIGNSILIKVNQIGTLTETLSAIEMAKKAQYTAVVSHRSGETEDATISHIAVATNSGQIKTGSLSRTDRIAKYNELLRIEEELGKNATYSGVNTFYNLR
- the lepA gene encoding translation elongation factor 4, producing MNERQKFTRNFSIIAHVDHGKSTLADRLLEIGLVTDQRTKKDQILDSMDIERERGITIKANNASFDYHAKDGNIYHLNLIDTPGHVDFTYEVSRSLAACEGVLLIVDASQGVEAQTLANLYLAMDLDLRIIPVINKIDLPSADIDKCKLMIEESLGLNPDEAIPISAKTGLNVQDVLEAISYLLPPPKGDVDAPLKALIYDSFFDTYMGVVAKVRLYDGKLRKGEMIHMMNIGRQFTVTEVGINRLSMVACEELQAGDVGYVVAGMKKMGDAKTGDTITHANRQTAEDVKGFKDAKPMVFAGLFPINGEDFDALVDAIEKLKLNDSALTFERENSAALGFGFRVGYLGLLHMEIVQERLEREFNLALITTAPSVKFRITTTKDDVIEVDNPSKWPDPILIGKSEEPFVKATIIAPESYVGNIMSLVIEKRGIHMDTVYLSKDKLQLTYELPLAELIFEFYDKLKSYTKGYASLDYEEVGYRDSKLVRMDILVNGEPVDALSSIVHKSKAEERGRVIIEKLKDLIPRHQFMIPLQAAIGSKVVARESISALRKNVTAKCYGGDISRKKKLLEKQKEGKKRMKQIGNVEIPQEAFLSILKTGD